The Oncorhynchus tshawytscha isolate Ot180627B linkage group LG02, Otsh_v2.0, whole genome shotgun sequence genome contains the following window.
ACTTGACTAAAGCCTGAAGTGTGTCGGAGAGCCTCTAGCTATAAGACGTCCTGCTTTAGCTAGTATGCATGTACAACACATCTTGTCAGGAACACATTAAAATTGACAACGGTTAAAGAACAAGTAGTCATTCATTGGCTGTTACAcgaatatctttttttttttacagcgctTGCCTGCCCTCGTACCGATTTTTAGTAGAACCCCTTTGTCACAGATTTTACAGCTCTAAGCTAATTGTTCGATTATTGAAAGAAAATGGTGGAATTTGAGGGAGGCTGACCACAGAATTGAAATACAGGCCTAAATGTATTCTGCTCTGTGGGTTCGACCGGTGATATTGGAAAGGATCCGGTCTTCACTAGACAGTTCCAAGACTTTGCCCCCCCACACATTTCGATGCAGCTCATTTAAAAAGCAATAAATCTGGGTTCAAAGTCCCAGGCCTTTGTGAGAGGGATTCCTGTAGCATTCCTATTGATATGTCATCCACTCAATTTAGTTACACCCTTAAAGATATTTCACATCCATTGCCAATTCGAGAATAGGCCTACATCATTCAGTCTGGGATTGGGGAGAACATAGATAACGCTCCGTTTGGAGAGCGAATAATAAACTACTGAAACAATTATGGGGAAAAAAGAGATGACGGGGGAGATGTAGTGGCATGTAAGTATAAGCGTTGGTTGTCAGAGACTAGGATAATGTCGTAACGACGCAGTGCTGTATGGTAGACTAGTGGTTTGGAACAGTGCTCAGCGGAAAATTTACATTTCGGCCTAAATTAGATTAAGAGTTACCCGGCAATAGCCGACACCTGCATAGGTGCAACTGCGTTGGAGCCGTCAAATCAGTGTGCAGCTGCTCTTTATCAGTCACAATGCCACACCCGTCCAACTTGCGTTAGAAGCTTAGAACAAGAGCCTACACTATTTAGAAATAATGCTCAAATTGAAAATCAGAAAACAAAATaaggatttctatcagcctaatcgagGCGTAAATTAtctctcacattccagtgttccaacttgtaaacaaggctacATGGGGTTTCTCTTAATGTGACTGTGCAGCCAATGGCAGTGTCCGCTTTAGGTAAAATGCCAGGAGCTGCcagtggatttgacagctctaatgcagtTCCACACCACCAAAAGAACCGCTATGAAGATGTCGGCTAAAGCCGATGGGATTGAGTCCTTTGTATGTTAACCGTTCAACTGTGATTAACTTCACTTCATTACCTCGGCCTCAGTTGCACATGGTCTTCATAGAACATTGAGGCGGCATCTCAGCTGCTTATATCATTTGAGTTATTTTCAACCCCAGCCCTTGTGTATCAAAGCAACTCGTCAACAAAACCTCCAAAACCAACATCAACGCCTGTTTGGGGATCGAGTCAACTCTACAGCCATGTTTTGAGCAACATATAGCACTCACAAATGCGTCAGAGAAACTGTTTTTGTCATTTGTACACTCACCTTTGTTCTATACAGAAATAAACTATTTACAATACAACAGCTTTACATGCCATCTACAGCGCCTCCAGTTTCACAGTATTAAGCCAGCTGCTCCATGCCCCACATCCAAGGCAAGTATCGCAGGTTGGCTAGAGAGACTTTTGCCAGACGTTTAAGAGAGAGCAAAAAACTATCCAAAAGCATTTTTACATGTTAAAAACAAGGTATCCAACTGTACAAGGCTTGTTTGTTCTGGATCTTGCCAAGACAGCATTTTAGATTCCATGACTTTGAATGTCAAGCAGGTAGGTATCATGTGTTTGTTCAGGGATGCAGATTCTATACTAAAAAATACCTTACTGAAAAGTCATCTAAAATACCCATCTAGCTGTCTGGTGTGATAAATAAATGCTATGAACAATGTAAACATCTGCTATAAACTGAGGTGAGTCGGGAGAATCTGAAAATGTGATTAAGAGTTATGTGAAGGTAAGTCAGTCCATGGATGGCACTGCAGTCAGTAGTCCTTTCACCCTCTGGAAAATACATGGAGGAAGACTGCAGTTGTTCACATCATGCAATTCCAAATGATAAAAACGGATACATTTCGGTCGGTAGGGGATCTGCCAACTGTTTCAGTGTCTAGTGAACCACTATCAACAGACTAGGGGAACATTAAAATAGATATAGACACTGGAGAAATACATTCTCTATAGGAGACTTTGTTCTACATCTTTAGTTGAGTAGACCTTTCTATAGTATATATTTCTTGCCCAAAATGTAATATTGAAATGACTGGCTAGCTTCCAGACTAAGGGAAAATGTACACTTGACAATCGGGTCATAAATCCATGTGGAAAAGGGCCTAGTCTTTCTGATGAAACCTGCAAAATATTAACACCAATAACCACAATCGAGCTAAATGAAAATAATTCAAAGACCTCGGTTACCACAGAAGACTACCCTGCTGCACAATCAGTGTCAGGTCACCCCAATGTGTAAGACAAAACATACCAGTGCTCATGCAAAACAAGTAACGTCCCACAATCTGTCCATTCAGATTTTCTATTGAGCCCGACCGATATATCGGTTCACCGATATTATCGGCAGATATTGGCCTTTTACCACTATCGGAAGAAAGTTCCACCGATATTCAATAAATAAGATGAAAAATGGGAATCTCATGCTGATCTGAACACTTGCCGCCATTCTCATGATGGGTCATTATCACAATGTATGAAAACATTTGAAGCATAGTTATCGGACAACTGCTCTCTTGGGATGGTAATTTATGAGAATTCAGTGTGGTGAAAAAACGAGACTCACATCCCGGCTGTAAAAAAACTGTATATCGGCAcattttacccccccccccaaaagaaatCTGAATCGGACCCAAAAAAAACAACGGTCGGCTGGAATTTCCTATACTTAAGAGGGAAAACACTATTCGCCACATTCATTCACAGAAAATAACCAAAAGACATAAAATACCATTGAAAGCCTTGAGCTTAAGCACTAAGTATACACTTTTACATCACAACAGTAAAAAGTAGTTCTTGCATTCAATAAACACCACGCTAAGGGCGCGTTAAGGTAGTAGAATGTGGGAGTGAGGGATGCTTCATGCAATTTTCAATACAATAATAACAAAAAAGGGTCAAAAATTACATTTACAAAGTGTTTCAGAATCTTCAGCCAACACCTGTCAAGTCTGCGCCACAACTCTGGCACAAAAGAGTTGGCAAGGCAACCCATGTTGGTATTTGAGATAAAAAATAAtagaagtaagagagagagagtggtggcgaGAGCTCCTGGGGATTGTGTCAGCGTTGTGTTTTAGTTATCTGATACCCGACACAGAGCTCTGGTTGATGTTGTAGGTGGGCGAGAGTTCTCCGCCTATCGTGGCCACCAGGGGCGTCCCGTTGCTGGTCAGGCAACCTTCCTTGAGAGGCTCGAAGTAGGTGGCCTGCACAGGCTTGTGACACTGCAACACTTGTATGGCATCGTCTATTTTAAACCAATCCCTTTTTCTCCCTGTTAAAGGAACATGAACAGACACCATTTAAGTTAAGCACAAGGTAAGACAAACATGAGACAACTATAACCAGAATTCAAACAATCTAGTATAATCCGATTTAAATGAAAGCCACTCACCAATGTTGACAGAGTCCTCCCAATCTTGCAAGACCTCCGTTACGATAAGAATGTAGACGTAGGTTCTGTGCTTCCTCTCTCGGTTCTGTAAGATATACATTAACTATCTTTTAAAAATTCAGAACAAAGTCAATATTTCTCTCCACTCCCAAATCACCTTAAGCATGCCTAGGAAGGTCATAAACTCACCTCAAAAATTCCAACTAGGCGACCTAAAGTCCCCTTCACACCTGCCTgttgaacaaaacaaaaaaaacaaacaaggaaGCGAATCAACACACATCTAAGGAACTAATACATCATTATTTCAATCGTAAGGGCCTGTGTCACTGCAGTAATGAGCGATTAATTAGTTGTGTGAAAGATGATTTTTGAAAGGCATCTTCAGGACATATTGTAGCACAGGCTACACACAATTATCCTAATACATACATCAAAAACAGCACACACCAGTACCTCAATGCACCAAGGTTCCCACCTTTACATTTtgttttaaccaggtaggccagttgagaacaaattctaatttacaactgtgacctggccaagataaagcaaagcagtgcaacacaaagaacacatggaataaacaaacgtacagtcaataacaatagaaaagCGTATacacaatgtgtgcaaatgaagtaagattaggaaggtaaggcaataaataggccatagtggcaaaataattacaattcagcaattaaacactggagtgatagatgagcagaaaatgaacgtgcaagtagagatactggggtgcaaaggagcaaaataaataaacaacaatatggggatgaggtagttgggtgggctatgtacaggtgcaagcTGCTCTGAcggctgatgcttaaagttagtgagggagatatgacaGTGTTTTGAAGGAGTTTTGTACACGACTCCCGGAGACTGAGGGGTACTGGGCCAGGTTTATATACTACTAGAGGATGCCAGCAGTATGCATCTTCTTCGGGTTCCAGTTTCAGCCTATTAATAAAATCCTGGACCCCATAGGCAGTATAGCCCAGTATTAATCCCACACTCTTCTTGCCTTCAACCAGATAAAATGGGGAAGAACACCACTGGGCTGACTGGAAAATAGGCAGGGTTTGGATAGCCTAGGCCTAATTATTAAGATTTAGACTTCAGTTCCTCTCAACCACCTCCTCTAATCAAAAATGGCCACCCTCCGCATCATAATGAGAACGTGAGTGAAGAACATGAGCATTAGAGCTGCATTCCAGTCTATTTGGACTCTGCTGGGTCAGGTCAGTTGAGGACGAGTGGATGTGGACACTGTAGTTTGACTatctagggctgggaattgccagggacctcccTACACGATATTATTACGATACTTTGGTGATcatacagagagacaagagagccatgagaaaacagttttgatcagtcatggaaataagtgcGGGAAAAAAAATgggactatttaaaaaaaataaatgtaacctttatttaactagtcagttaagaacaaattcttatttacaccagccaaacccgggcaacactgggccaattgtgcgtcacccaaTCACGGccaattgtgatacagcctggattcgaaccagggtgtctgtagtgacacctctagcactgagatgcagtgccttagactgctgcgccaatATTGTTTTTCCAtcttaaagaaagaaagaaaagggagTCAATTTGTTTGACATTATCGTCAAATTATATCCGATATGTAACTGCATCGACCCTCCCCCCCCAAAATCACTACTACGATCCATAACCCTTGACCTGTTCTTATGTCTTTCAGTCCTGGCCAGAATCCACACCAACCAGCATAAGAAGCTGGGTGGTTTGTCAAATAGCCATCAGAATTAGAGTGAGGGTTATGACCTATTACAACGGAGTGCACTAAGAGGTTTAAACCAGCAGCAGCACTGGCGATGGGTTGACTCAGTTTGATCATACAAACGGAGTACTTTTGGGAAGGCACTTGCCTATAGATTGGGAGGTATAACGTATACAGGGGGTATTTGTAAAAAGCCACGGGATGTTTTTATCAATACCGTTAACTCTTTCttttaaatgtttaatacatttcaATGTTCATAGCTACTTTAAGTAAATACCCGCAGTCAACTTGCTCAATACGTTAGGGAATGAAGAACATTGAGTTCTTAATTTCAGCGGTCACATTATCATGAAGCTTTTAATAGTCACGTGTCACATGGTGTTTGTTTACAGGCACACTATGACGAGAGACCGGAGCCTTGAGTCACTCACTGTTGGGCAGCATGCACCAGGCAATCTAATTAtagtatggaattcacaactaaatgtttgccagctagatatcttaTAACTATTAAATGAACTGTCtaaatgtgctaaatgctctgcagttgtgcCTTTGGTTTGCCAATttagtagctaacgttagttcgCTATCTAGCTTCTTTCAAAAATCAAGCATTCGTTTGGTAAcagagaatcccctcctggatcaagagccttgctggCTAATATATTTGTACGTGCAGGAAACTGTGAATAGCATTTTTTTAGTTACTTGTTTAGGTCAGAATCTCTAGAAAAAATATTTATAATATAATTGTTCGcattttacatgtacttgttagcattgatAACCTTCGGATTACAGAGCATCAGTGGGGTTTGAAAACAGCACCCCTTTATCTTCAGTGTCGGTATTACGGAATATCCCGGTATGGCATAAAGTCGGTATgaaggtatgacaaaacatattgctcaccatatgtctgctgcagagggacaagagagagccatgagaaaatgagttttgatcagCCATGGGAATAAAAGTTCgggaaaacaaattggctccgtTTTTAAAAAGAAGATCGAGAACAAGCTATGACATATACTGGAGTTCTGGTGCAGGCACAGCAAATTAGCACAAAAACAATATCTTGAtatggaaatctgtattttttttattcactAGTGTTTACGGGCAGTGGTTGCTATGACTGTGGGATTGACTGAGCAAGGTGCTGTTGACGACAGTAGGGCTGTGGATTTGATTCTAGCATGGTCCCCACATGCTATGATACCTATAAAAGCGTAGCCTATTTGACTTGAGCCCGTTTTAATCTGTTTTTAATTGTATAATTAGCCTAGCCATAGTAATTATTGTGTTACCAAATTTTATTaggtcacgtgcgccgaatacaacagtgaaatgcttacttacacgagcccctaaccaacaatgcagttgaacaTAAATATGGATTGATCTACAGCAGTGGTTCACAAacattttatagtcccgtaccccttcaaacaccagctgcgtaccccctctagcaccatggTCAGCGCAcgctcaaatgttgttttttgcaatcattgtaagcctgccacacacactatacatttaaacataagaatgagtgcgAGCTTGTCACAACCTGGCTCTTGGGAAGTGACACAGAGCTCTTATAGGAaaagggcacaaataataatattatcaatcattttgctctttacctatccatcttacatataaaaccttatttgttcatcaaaaattgtgaataactcaccacagattAATGAGaagtgtgcttgaaaggatacaCATaactgtattggagagagtctcagtctttaATCCCTTTCCACATagtctgtatttagttttcatgctagtgaggaccgagaatccactctcacataggtaagtggtagggctgggcgatatggccacaATCTCATATCCCGATATAGGTCATTTCATATCCCAATAACGATACAGATCGATATAGCGCATTCTGTAAATTCAATGAATAAATAGTTTATATAAAATGACCACATGTAAAGGCCTATTTTTTgcattacattttgaattataCTCAAATAGAAGGTACTTACTCATATTTGATTatttcccccttttttctccacaatttcgtggtatccaattgctagtagttacagtcttgtctcatcgctgcaactcccgtacagaccagggagag
Protein-coding sequences here:
- the LOC112221598 gene encoding diphosphoinositol polyphosphate phosphohydrolase 1 isoform X1, coding for MMKLKSNQTRTYDGDGYKKRAACLCFRSESEEEVRTRMQGYRVLLVSSSRHPDKWIVPGGGMEPEEEPNVAAAREVCEEAGVKGTLGRLVGIFENRERKHRTYVYILIVTEVLQDWEDSVNIGRKRDWFKIDDAIQVLQCHKPVQATYFEPLKEGCLTSNGTPLVATIGGELSPTYNINQSSVSGIR
- the LOC112221598 gene encoding diphosphoinositol polyphosphate phosphohydrolase 1 isoform X2, with protein sequence MMKLKSNQTRTYDGDGYKKRAACLCFRSESEEEVLLVSSSRHPDKWIVPGGGMEPEEEPNVAAAREVCEEAGVKGTLGRLVGIFENRERKHRTYVYILIVTEVLQDWEDSVNIGRKRDWFKIDDAIQVLQCHKPVQATYFEPLKEGCLTSNGTPLVATIGGELSPTYNINQSSVSGIR